One window of the Eucalyptus grandis isolate ANBG69807.140 chromosome 8, ASM1654582v1, whole genome shotgun sequence genome contains the following:
- the LOC104429154 gene encoding uncharacterized protein LOC104429154 produces MASSASTPSSSSSSANDLRILVERDPPESKLSELNIKCWPKWGCPPGKYQLKFDAEETCYLVKGKVKVYPRGSSSSPSSASASSEDQFVEFGAGDLVIIPKGLSCTWDVSVAVDKYYKFESSSSS; encoded by the exons ATGGCTTCAAGTGCTTCaaccccctcctcctcctcttcctcagcAAATGATCTCAGAATCCTGGTTGAAAGAGATCCTCCGGAGTCTAAATTGTCTGAATTGAACATCAAGTGCTGGCCCAA GTGGGGTTGTCCACCAGGGAAATACCAGCTGAAGTTCGATGCCGAGGAGACGTGTTACTTGGTGAAGGGCAAAGTGAAGGTCTATCCAAGAGGGTCATCTTCCTCACCATCATCAGCATCAGCATCATCAGAAGACCAATTTGTGGAGTTCGGTGCTGGAGATCTTGTGATCATTCCAAAAGGACTCAGTTGCACTTGGGATGTCTCCGTTGCTGTTGATAAATACTACAAGTTTGagtcctcctcttcttcttag